A window of Chloracidobacterium sp. N contains these coding sequences:
- a CDS encoding bifunctional 4-hydroxy-2-oxoglutarate aldolase/2-dehydro-3-deoxy-phosphogluconate aldolase, which yields MTAHDLLQQFFTHRIVVSLRAATAEMAVQSARAVIAGGIRIIEVPYHTPGAMRVIGDIRHQFADEVTVGIGDVPTIEAADRAIKANVQFATLPYDNPPVMDFCRKHHVLVIPGGATPREVARLAERGLQLVRVFPVASFGGAVYVGQLRRTIPNLHLLAAGGIDLTGVAEYLQAGASVVTVGSGLFSPSTGNQPDLETLTQRARQLAALSTSSHH from the coding sequence ATGACCGCCCATGACCTGCTTCAGCAGTTTTTCACCCATCGCATCGTGGTCAGCCTGCGGGCGGCGACGGCCGAAATGGCGGTGCAATCGGCGCGTGCCGTCATCGCCGGTGGCATCCGTATCATCGAGGTTCCCTACCACACTCCCGGCGCGATGCGGGTCATCGGCGACATCCGGCATCAGTTCGCCGATGAAGTCACGGTGGGTATCGGGGATGTCCCGACCATCGAGGCGGCCGACCGCGCCATCAAGGCGAATGTCCAGTTTGCGACCCTGCCCTACGACAACCCGCCGGTGATGGATTTTTGCCGGAAACATCACGTGCTGGTCATTCCCGGCGGTGCCACTCCGCGCGAAGTGGCCCGGTTGGCCGAGCGGGGGCTGCAACTCGTGCGCGTGTTTCCCGTGGCTTCCTTCGGTGGGGCCGTCTATGTGGGGCAACTGCGCCGGACCATCCCCAATCTGCACCTGCTGGCCGCCGGAGGCATTGACCTGACCGGTGTGGCGGAATACCTCCAGGCTGGAGCGTCGGTGGTCACGGTCGGGAGTGGCCTGTTTTCACCTTCCACCGGCAACCAACCCGACCTCGAAACCCTCACCCAGCGCGCCCGGCAGCTTGCGGCGCTGTCCACATCTTCCCACCACTGA
- a CDS encoding cyclase family protein gives MQIYDVTVPVHPRMPVYPGDPPVVLEPRAQMSKGDPANVCYCGMGTHTGTHVDAPFHFIETGRKLHEIPLNIMVGRVRVVEVTARKIDVDTLSRLDLGEHIRVLFKTRNSQLWQQETFNPDYVFITPEAAAKLVADGIKLVGIDYLSVEEYGSTTFATHIELLSNGVVILEGLDLRAVDAGDYELICLPLKLMDSDGAPARVILRG, from the coding sequence ATGCAGATTTACGACGTGACCGTTCCGGTTCACCCGCGGATGCCAGTCTATCCCGGCGACCCGCCCGTGGTGCTTGAACCCCGGGCGCAGATGTCCAAAGGCGATCCGGCCAACGTCTGTTACTGTGGCATGGGCACGCACACCGGCACCCATGTGGATGCTCCCTTTCACTTCATCGAAACCGGACGCAAACTGCACGAAATTCCGCTCAACATCATGGTCGGGCGGGTGCGGGTGGTGGAAGTCACGGCGCGGAAAATAGACGTTGACACGCTTTCGCGCCTGGACCTGGGTGAGCACATCCGGGTGCTGTTCAAAACCCGCAACTCCCAGCTCTGGCAGCAGGAAACCTTCAACCCGGACTACGTGTTCATCACGCCGGAGGCCGCCGCCAAGCTGGTGGCCGATGGCATCAAGCTGGTCGGCATTGACTACCTTTCCGTCGAGGAATACGGCAGCACGACCTTTGCCACCCACATCGAGCTGCTTTCCAACGGGGTGGTCATTCTGGAAGGACTGGACTTACGCGCTGTGGATGCCGGGGATTATGAGCTTATCTGTCTTCCCTTGAAGCTCATGGACAGCGACGGCGCACCGGCGCGTGTCATCCTGCGGGGCTGA